The proteins below come from a single Elusimicrobiota bacterium genomic window:
- the glgA gene encoding glycogen synthase, translating into MKVTMFAKEYPPYIYGGAGVHLRYLSQELSKIMDVEIRCFGDQDITGNPKVRGFKSLGLRSKTDPKFNAVYDTMTTNLSMVADGIDSDVVHTHTWYGHYAGFLAKKLYNLPFVATCHSLEPLRPWKEDQLGRGYHLSAWIEKLGIEGADKIVAVSRMMKDDILKYYNIPEERITVIHNGIDLKKWKNTTLSDSLKKECAIKDDYILFVGRPTPQKGMEYLIDAADRIDPNIQIVFGAVGADTKEYEDRMREKIKTKKNINWINKFLKEEDFIQLYSCAKVFVCPSIYEPFGIINLEAMACKTPVVATATGGIKEVVVNGETGILVEPANTKHLADAINKLLKDKAMLKKFGDNGRARVEKYFSWEYIASQTKKMYEGLL; encoded by the coding sequence ATGAAGGTAACAATGTTTGCTAAGGAGTACCCTCCTTATATATATGGGGGTGCCGGCGTGCATTTACGTTATTTATCGCAGGAACTTAGCAAAATAATGGATGTTGAAATCAGGTGTTTTGGGGACCAGGATATAACCGGTAACCCAAAAGTAAGAGGGTTTAAATCCTTGGGCTTGCGATCAAAAACTGATCCAAAATTCAATGCTGTTTATGATACTATGACTACCAACCTTTCTATGGTTGCTGATGGAATAGATTCGGATGTTGTTCATACTCATACCTGGTACGGCCATTATGCCGGATTTTTAGCCAAGAAGCTTTATAATTTGCCGTTTGTTGCAACTTGCCATAGCCTAGAACCCCTGCGGCCCTGGAAAGAAGATCAGCTTGGCAGAGGTTATCACTTAAGCGCCTGGATAGAAAAATTGGGCATCGAGGGCGCTGATAAAATTGTTGCCGTATCCAGGATGATGAAAGACGATATTCTTAAATACTACAATATTCCGGAGGAAAGAATAACCGTAATACATAACGGCATAGATTTGAAAAAATGGAAAAATACAACATTAAGCGATTCCTTGAAAAAAGAATGCGCAATAAAGGACGACTATATACTTTTTGTAGGAAGGCCCACTCCTCAAAAGGGCATGGAATATCTTATTGACGCCGCGGACCGCATAGACCCGAATATCCAAATTGTATTTGGCGCTGTCGGCGCCGATACCAAAGAGTATGAAGACAGGATGAGAGAAAAGATTAAAACTAAAAAAAATATAAATTGGATCAATAAATTTTTGAAAGAAGAAGATTTTATCCAATTATACAGTTGCGCTAAAGTTTTTGTATGCCCATCAATTTATGAACCATTTGGAATTATTAATTTAGAAGCTATGGCATGCAAGACTCCGGTTGTTGCAACTGCAACAGGAGGCATAAAAGAGGTTGTAGTAAATGGGGAAACGGGTATTTTAGTTGAACCTGCAAACACAAAACACCTTGCTGATGCTATTAATAAATTATTGAAAGATAAAGCGATGTTAAAAAAATTCGGAGATAACGGAAGGGCCAGGGTTGAGAAATATTTCAGCTGGGAATACATAGCTTCTCAGACGAAAAAGATGTACGAGGGGCTGCTTTGA